A region of Esox lucius isolate fEsoLuc1 chromosome 3, fEsoLuc1.pri, whole genome shotgun sequence DNA encodes the following proteins:
- the LOC106024252 gene encoding uncharacterized protein LOC106024252, which yields MGGRLPLMRKPVSEMTECDNVVELACLGRPFRLGMLYDRRNDSLIPGVTLWDNEDLQNNTDDRPQQNTEFEIIASDSIEDKSSALNVEASLKASFMAGLVKVEGSAKYLNDTKVSKKQARVTLKYKTTTSFRQLTMNHLGRGNVKYPHVFEDDTATHVVTGILYGAQAFFVFDREVTDTKDCQNVKGNLEMVIKKLINIEGQGSLKMNNTDNSHIEKFSCKFHGDFSLENNPTSFQEAMSVYQSLPKLLGGKGEHAVPLQVWLYPLKKLDSAAAQVIRQISIGLVMQAQTVLEHFTEMDMRCNDVMKNKVLQCFPEIAKKIISFKEICLEYKLNLQKTLSIKLQCIRGEGENESVLAEILRRSQHSPFSRKLLSEWMDCKEREINVLESFMKMMKDIKVVSSKGELDQNILNPDHKHAVCFAFTLLDSEEPYLTVLSDYLRDPTRSENRQDSEPYRDDVEKEQWYNSREVSNTMREQAKLFMDFADAHKDNKAIRFMVAAITNKKHKGASIYLFNDGSEITNNFEPPSKPEKPTACDITHDSVTINIHFPRFGSQDVTHYLVEYCVDGKDVWSQEKASRDDQTFTVSSLSPNTLYRFKYRAVCSVGQGPSSDISDIIKTLPTNPPGEPTVRSRSNIFTVHCQKPSIIGEGVSIENYIIEYRPESPGSTVDKSEWRKKTSPEEMCIIPGLQPNTEYTVRVRCDCGQAGRSKDSMSVTVCFKGYMSLAESIQLESQQLSPGPPSVYMIPLTEEDVHIDGCKRYRFGEENKVLNRTIMVLGSTGAGKTTLINGMINYILGVKWTDEIRFKMIDEGQSKSQAESQTSLVTAYKIYHQEHFQVPYSVTIVDTPGFGDTRGIERDRMLTGQIHNMFTSQKGVTEIDAVCFVTQASLARLTATQKYVFESVLSIFGKDIADNIRVLVTFADGQQPPVLEAIKNSEIPCPKTKQGLPVHFKFNNSALFADNTMTSSSKTCAAKDEDEDDEDDNVQNFDEMFWSMGVSSMKKFFSAVNKLETKSLVLTKEVLKERKQLETAVEGLQPQVNAGLAKLEEISQTTRIIEKHEADITANKDFEYELDITKAEKIDISGTGTFITNCQQCNVTCHYPCYIPDDNLKINCAAMTNGQCRVCPGKCIWNVHFNMKYRLEYTTVTEKRTYEELKEKYQSATEARMSDEEVIKKLKDDYENLQSMVNDLINQSAKCLARLKEIALKPNPLSTLDYIDMLIEGEKTELKPGYMARIRGLEKIKFQERFKLGMDKTELLPLDDNGKTTTKTKQGGVETEKPNWIFKKFKGFKDYFKHNDE from the exons ATGGGAGGGAGACTGCCGTTAATGCGGAAGCCAG TGTCAGAGATGACTGAATGTGATAATGTAGTGGAGTTGGCGTGTCTTGGACGACCCTTCAGGCTTGGAATGCTGTATGACCGTCGCAACGATTCACTGATCCCAG GTGTAACCCTATGGGACAATGAAGACCTACAAAACAACACTGATGACAGACCCCAACAGAACACTGAATTTGAGATCATTGCATCTGATTCCATTGAAGACAAGTCTTCAGCACTGAATGTTGAAGCCTCACTGAAAGCTAGTTTTATGGCTGGACTGGTTAAGGTTGAGGGTTCtgcaaaatatttgaatgacACTAAAGTTTCtaaaaaacaggcaagggtgacactcaaatacaaaacaacaacatcatttAGGCAGCTGACCATGAACCATCTTGGACGAGGGAATGTCAAATACCCACATGTCTTTGAGGATGACACAGCTACTCATGTGGTCACTGGCATACTTTATGGGGCACAGGCGTTCTTTGTTTTTGATCGCGAGGTGACAGATACAAAAGACTGTCAAAATGTTAAAGGTAATCTGGAGATGGTGATAAAGAAACTAATAAATATTGAGGGTCAGGGTTCTCtaaaaatgaataacactgacaacTCACATATTGAAAAGTTCTCCTGCAAATTCCATGGGGACTTTTCTCTTGAAAATAATCCTACCTCATTTCAGGAAGCCATGAGCGTCTACCAAAGTCTGCCTAAGTTGCTAGGTGGAAAGGGAGAGCATGCTGTACCTCTGCAGGTGTGGTTGTACCCCTTGAAGAAGTTGGATTCTGCCGCTGCCCAAGTAATCCGTCAGATAAGCATTGGATTGGTTATGCAAGCACAGACTGTTCTAGAACACTTCACTGAAATGGACATGCGATGCAACGATGTGATGAAAAACAAAGTTCTTCAATGCTTTCCAGAGATTGCCAAAAAGATTATATCCTTCAAAGAAATCTGCCTGGAGTACAAGCTGAACCTACAAAAGACCttgtcaattaaacttcagtgtATCCgtggagaaggagaaaatgAGAGTGTTCTTGCAGAAATCTTGAGAAGATCGCAACACTCTCCATTTAGTAGAAAACTTCTCAGTGAATGGATGGAttgcaaagaaagagaaatcaATGTCTTGGAATCATTCATGAAGATGATGAAAGACATCAAAGTGGTCTCTTCAAAGGGTGAACTTGACCAAAACATCCTGAATCCAGACCATAAACATGCTGTGTGTTTTGCTTTCACCTTATTGGACAGTGAGGAACCCTATCTGACAGTTCTGTCAGACTATCTGAGGGATCCAACCAGATCAGAGAACAGACAAGACTCTGAGCCATACAGAGATGATGTGGAGAAGGAACAGTGGTACAACTCCAGGGAGGTTTCTAACACAATGAGAGAACAGGCAAAACTATTCATGGATTTTGCAGATGCCCACAAAGACAACAAAGCCATCCGTTTCATGGTAGCTGCTATAACAAATAAGAAACATAAAGGTGCCAGTATTTACCTTTTTAATGATGGATCTGAAATCACAAACAACTTTGAGCCTCCTTCAAAGCCTGAAAAACCAACAGCATGTGACATAACTCATGACAGTGTGACTATAAACATTCATTTTCCCAGATTTGGATCACAGGATGTCACCCACTACCTAGTTGAATACTGTGTGGATGGAAAAGATGTCTGGTCTCAGGAGAAGGCTTCCAGAGATGATCAGACATTcacagtgtctagtttgagtCCCAACACGCTGTACAGGTTCAAATACAGAGCAGTGTGTTCAGTAGGACAAGGTCCAAGCAGTGACATCAGTGACATCATCAAAACCTTACCCACAAACCCACCTGGAGAACCAACTGTAAGATCCCGGTCCAATATATTCACAGTTCACTGTCAGAAACCTTCAATTATTGGAGAAGGCGTCAGTATAGAGAACTACATTATAGAATATAGACCTGAATCGCCTGGTTCAACAGTGGATAAATCAGAGTGGAGGAAGAAGACATCTCCAGAGGAAATGTGCATCATCCCTGGACTTCAGCCAAATACAGAATACACTGTGAGAGTCCGCTGTGACTGTGGTCAGGCTGGCAGGAGCAAAGACAGCATGTCTGTTACTGTCTGTTTTAAAGGCTATATGTCTTTGGCTGAATCCATTCAACTGGAGAGTCAACAGCTGAGCCCTGGACCACCATCTGTTTACATGATTCCTCTGACAGAAGAAGACGTACATATAGACGGATGCAAACGTTACCGTTTTGGAGAAGAAAACAAAGTGCTTAATCGCACCATCATGGTTCTTGGATCAACAGGAGCAGGAAAGACCACCCTGATCAATGGGATGATCAACTACATCCTTGGAGTAAAGTGGACTGATGAGATTAGGTTTAAAATGATTGATGAGGGTCAGTCAAAATCCCAAGCTGAAAGCCAGACGTCCCTTGTCACGGCATATAAAATCTACCATCAAGAACATTTTCAGGTCCCCTACTCCGTGACCATTGTGGACACCCCAGGCTTTGGCGACACTCGGGGAATAGAACGAGACCGGATGTTGACTGGGCAGATACACAATATGTTTACCTCTCAGAAGGGTGTCACTGAAATAGATGCTGTGTGCTTCGTAACCCAGGCCTCTTTGGCACGACTAACAGCTACACAGAAATATGTGTTTGAGTCCGTGCTCTCCATTTTTGGTAAAGATATAGCAGACAACATTCGGGTGCTGGTGACATTTGCAGATGGCCAACAGCCACCAGTTCTGGAGGCAATAAAGAACTCTGAAATCCCATGCCCCAAGACAAAACAGGGTCTTCCagttcatttcaaattcaacaATTCAGCACTGTTTGCAGACAACACAATGACATCTAGTTCCAAGACATGTGCAGCAAaggatgaggatgaggatgatgaggatgatAATGTCCAAAACTttgatgaaatgttttggaGCATGGGTGTTAGTAGCATGAAGAAGTTTTTCTCTGCCGTAAACAAATTGGAGACCAAAAGCTTAGTGTTGACCAAAGAGGTCCTTAAAGAACGCAaacagctggaaacggctgtAGAAGGTTTGCAGCCACAGGTCAATGCTGGGTTGGCGAAACTTGAGGAAATAAGTCAGACAACTCGGATCATAGAGAAACATGAGGCTGACATCACTGCAAATAAGGATTTTGAGTATGAACTTGATATTACTAAGGCAGAGAAAATCGACATTTCTGGAACTGGTACCTTCATCACCAACTGCCAACAGTGCAATGTGACCTGTCACTACCCCTGCTACATTCCAGATGATAATCTAAAGATAAATTGTGCAGCAATGACTAATGGACAGTGCAGAGTATGTCCTGGGAAatgcatctggaatgttcactTCAATATGAAGTACAGATTGGAGTATACAACCGTCACAGAGAAGAGGACATATGAGGAGTTGAAGGAAAAGTATCAATCCGCTACGGAGGCCAGGATGTCTGATGAGGAAGTTATTAAGAAGCTCAAAGACGATTATGAGAATCTGCAGTCCATGGTGAATgacctaatcaaccaatcagctaagtgtTTAGCACGTCTGAAGGAGATCGCCCTGAAGCCCAACCCATTATCCACTTTAGACTACATTGACATGCTCATTgaaggagaaaagacagagCTCAAACCAGGCTACATGGCCCGTATCAGGGGGTTGGAGAAAATTAAATTTCAAGAAAGATTCAAATTAGGCATGGACAAAACAGAGCTCTTACCATTAGATGACAATGGTAAAAcaactacaaaaacaaaacaaggtgGTGTGGAAACTGAGAAACCAAATTGGATTTTTAAGAAATTCAAAGGTTTCAAAGATTACTTCAAGCACAATGATGAATGA